In a genomic window of Glycine max cultivar Williams 82 chromosome 13, Glycine_max_v4.0, whole genome shotgun sequence:
- the LOC100804038 gene encoding ubiquitin receptor RAD23b, whose product MKLTVKTLKGSHFEIRVQPSDTIMAVKKNIEDVQGKDNYPCGQQLLIHNGKVLKDETTLSDNKVSEDGFLVVMLSKGKTLGSAGISSTQFASNPPTTVSTPNSTPLVQPQSANNNASATDVTTTNVTTNTYGQAASNLVAGSNLEQTIQQLMDMGGGSWDRDTVTCALRAAYNNPERAVDYLYSGIPVAAEIAVPAASYPISQTTETGGASVGAVPGVPNSSPLNMFPQETISGAGAEIGSLDFLRNNPQFQALRSMVQSNPQILQPVLQELGKQNPSLLTLIQEHHAEFLQLINEPVEGSEGDIFDQPEQDMPHAINVTPAEQEAIGRLEAMGFDRASVIEAFLACDHDEQLAANYLLENAGDFEG is encoded by the exons ATGAAGCTCACCGTGAAGACTCTGAAAGGCAGCCATTTCGAAATCAGGGTTCAGCCCTCAGACACT ATTATGGCAGTCAAGAAGAATATCGAAGATGTACAAGGCAAAGACAATTACCCATGTGGACAGCAATTGCTCATTCACAATGGTAAGGTTTTGAAAGATGAAACTACTTTATCCGACAATAAGGTCTCTGAGGATGGTTTTCTTGTTGTCATGCTTAGTAAG GGTAAAACCTTGGGATCTGCTGGCATTTCATCAACTCAG TTTGCTAGCAACCCACCTACAACTGTATCAACACCAAATTccacgcctctagttcaacctCA ATCTGCAAACAACAATGCATCTGCCACAGATGTCACAACTACAAA TGTGACTACAAATACTTATGGTCAGGCGGCTTCAAATTTAGTTGCTGGTAGTAATCTGGAGCAGACTATTCAGCAACTTATGGACATGGGTGGCGGCAGTTGGGACAGAGATACAGTTACTTGTGCTCTTCGAGCAGCTTACAATAACCCAGAGCGTGCTGTAGATTACTTGTATTCT GGAATTCCTGTAGCAGCAGAAATTGCTGTGCCAGCTGCTTCTTACCCAATCAGTCAGACAACAGAAACAGGTGGGGCCTCTGTCGGAGCTGTTCCTGGGGTCCCTAATTCATCTCCCTTGAATATGTTTCCACAG GAAACAATTTCTGGTGCTGGAGCTGAAATTGGATCGCTTGACTTTCTTAGAAACAATCCCCAG TTTCAAGCATTACGCTCAATGGTGCAATCCAATCCGCAAATTCTGCAG CCTGTACTTCAGGAACTTGGAAAGCAGAATCCTAGTCTCTTAACACTAATTCAAGAGCATCATGCTGAATTTCTCCAGTTGATTAACGAACCTGTTGAGGGTTCTGAAGG tgATATATTTGATCAACCTGAGCAAGATATGCCTCATGCCATCAATGTGACGCCAGCAGAGCAGGAGGCAATTGGAAGG CTTGAGGCTATGGGATTTGATAGAGCCTCAGTCATCGAGGCATTTTTGGCATGTGACCATGACGAGCAATTGGCAGCCAACTACTTACTGGAAAATGCTGGAGATTTTGAGGGTTAA
- the LOC102666384 gene encoding A-kinase anchor protein 14, whose amino-acid sequence MVLIMSVAMVQCGVMSIDIDKVMRQYPEYSRFSKYLSQTQLARAICGRPSVTVLAVDNTAMGPLEGKPVDHIKNILRVHVALQYLDLDLQDKQTIALPTLSQGVLLKINKGAVTFVSATHPNAVVRARLIKPIIVSQSHNNISVVQVNSLIIPPTNPNALIPLIPPVPLLTPVPVISPLPIITPVPVVPPALPINSPAPVVSPVLPVNPPAPVMAPTVPVLTPVPVISPLPIITPVPVVPPSLPINPPAPVVSPVLPMNPPAPVPVVPVPVDGGVSTTPGADEPKSGLVLFGVNWSLAIFLTFSSIYLTILYH is encoded by the coding sequence ATGGTGCTAATTATGTCAGTGGCGATGGTGCAGTGTGGTGTGATGAGTATTGACATAGATAAAGTGATGAGGCAATACCCAGAGTACAGCAGATTCAGCAAGTACCTGAGCCAAACGCAGTTGGCCAGAGCAATATGCGGGAGGCCAAGCGTAACGGTGCTGGCAGTGGATAACACCGCCATGGGTCCTCTGGAGGGGAAACCAGTGGACCACATCAAGAACATCTTGAGAGTCCACGTGGCACTCCAATATCTTGACCTTGACCTGCAGGACAAGCAAACCATCGCCCTCCCCACACTGTCTCAGGGAGTGCTCTTGAAGATCAACAAGGGCGCCGTCACCTTTGTCTCTGCTACTCATCCAAACGCCGTCGTCCGCGCCAGATTGATCAAACCCATCATCGTCTCTCAATCCCACAATAATATCTCAGTTGTCCAAGTAAACAGCCTCATAATCCCCCCCACCAATCCCAATGCTCTAATCCCCCTAATACCACCCGTGCCTCTTCTAACACCTGTTCCGGTCATCTCCCCTCTGCCTATAATCACACCGGTTCCGGTTGTACCTCCTGCTCTTCCAATCAATTCCCCGGCGCCAGTAGTATCGCCGGTGCTTCCGGTGAATCCCCCTGCGCCAGTAATGGCACCAACAGTGCCAGTTCTAACACCGGTTCCGGTCATCTCCCCTCTGCCTATAATCACACCTGTTCCGGTTGTACCACCTTCTCTTCCCATCAATCCCCCGGCGCCAGTAGTATCGCCGGTGCTTCCGATGAATCCCCCTGCGCCCGTGCCTGTAGTTCCTGTTCCAGTAGATGGGGGGGTTTCCACTACTCCTGGCGCAGATGAACCTAAGTCAGGGCTGGTCCTATTTGGAGTCAATTGGTCTTTAGCTATTTTCCTTACTTTCTCATCAATCTATTTAACAATCTTATATCATTGA
- the LOC100803500 gene encoding tubby-like protein 8, translating to MKKMNNESSTRTYSSLYFNPLTTTTTAKPHHTFLFDKENSNANGSSVLPKPRPFRSLSTDMILKPCSLESQSLNLNIWDYSDSESGPASSWSTLANKSLICRPLPLDIGSCTCFIVNEPPPQGLSGGTFFSLYTNEGHGRQNRKLAVAHHKRRNGRSHFILAQNLRGLLSHSDDSFLGTVTANLIGSKYHIWDQGYLHNSRAKQPKPPLAVVTYIPTVTTCTGSHRSMRAYIPKHQTMSLKSTTQVQHIKGLPFNWEGKPDKVHQLFSKVPLYNKISKQYELDFRDNKGKAGGGFRIQRSVKNFQLTLEENGRQTILQLGRVEKSKFVMDYSYPLTGYQAFCICLASMDAKLCCTL from the exons atgaagaagatgaataaTGAGTCCTCAACGCGCACTTACAGTTCTCTCTATTTCAATCccctcaccaccaccaccactgccAAACCCCACCACACCTTTCTCTTTGACAAGGAAAACTCCAACGCCAATGGCTCCTCTGTTCTACCCAAGCCCAGGCCTTTCAGGTCTCTTTCCACTGACATGATCTTGAAGCCCTGCTCTCTTGAATCCCAGTCTCTGAATCTCAACATTTGGGACTACTCTGACTCCGAATCAGGTCCTGCTTCTTCCTGGTCCACACTGGCCAACAAGTCCTTGATCTGTAGACCCTTGCCTTTAGATATCGGAAGCTGCACTTGCTTTATCGTCAATGAACCACCTCCCCAGGGACTATCAGGTGGCACTTTCTTCTCTCTTTACACCAACGAAGGTCATGGACGCCAGAATAGGAAGCTAGCCGTTGCCCACCATAAGCGCCGCAATGGCAGGTCTCACTTCATCCTCGCTCAGAATCTCAGAGGACTCCTCTCCCATTCAGATGATTCTTTTCTTGGCACCGTAACAGCTAACCTCATCGGCTCTAAATACCACATTTGGGATCAG GGATATCTTCATAATTCCCGTGCTAAACAACCAAAGCCACCTCTTGCTGTTGTCAC TTATATTCCTACTGTCACAACATGCACAGGAAGTCACAGAAGCATGAGGGCATATATACCCAAGCATCAAACTATGTCACTCAAGAGCACAACCCAGGTACAACATATAAAAGGATTGCCATTCAATTGGGAGGGAAAACCGGACAAAGTGCATCAACTATTCTCAAAGGTTCCACTTTACAACAAG atttcaaagcaaTACGAGCTTGACTTTAGAGATAATAAAGGAAAGGCAGGAGGAGGATTTAGAATCCAAAGATCAGTAAAAAATTTCCAGCTGACTTTAgag GAGAATGGGAGGCAAACGATCCTGCAGCTAGGGAGGGTGGAAAAGTCAAAATTCGTTATGGACTACAGCTATCCTTTGACAGGCTACCAGGCGTTTTGCATATGTTTGGCTTCCATGGATGCAAAACTTTGTTGCACACTCTAG